From one Trachemys scripta elegans isolate TJP31775 chromosome 14, CAS_Tse_1.0, whole genome shotgun sequence genomic stretch:
- the USH1G gene encoding Usher syndrome type-1G protein isoform X2, with the protein MNDQYHRAARDGYLDLLKEATRKDLNSPDEDGMTPTLWAAYHGNLEALRLIVSRGGDPDKCDIWGNTPLHLAAANGHLNCLSFLVSFGANIWCLDNDYHTPLDMAAMKGHMECVRYLDSIAAKQSSLNPKLVSKLKDKAFRDAERRIKDCVKMQKKHHERMEKRYKKEMSDNSDTMSFSSYSSSTLSRKFQHMSMVTSLPYSQATLHGTAKGKTKMQKKLEKKKQVDGTFKIYEDGRKSVRSLSGLQLGNDVMFVKQGTYASPKEWTRCNIRDMFLTDEDTVSRAISDPGLHIDSAHSEVSTDSGHDSLFNRPGLGTMVFRRNYVSSGLFGIGQEDASVLGEGNLDGVGVKLRSRLQRSPSLNDSIGSANSLQERNAEELPWEEVELGLDDDNEPETSPLEAFLASLHMSEFISILKKEKIDLEALMLCSDNDLKSINIPLGPRKKILDAIQRRKQTLERPDVIADTEL; encoded by the exons ATGAACGACCAGTACCACCGAGCAGCCCGAGATGGCTACCTGGACCTGCTAAAGGAAGCCACCAGGAAGGACCTAAACTCGCCCGACGAGGATGGCATGACCCCGACCCTCTGGGCTGCTTATCACGGCAACTTGGAAGCGCTGAGGCTGATAGTTAGCAGAGG GGGTGATCCAGACAAATGTGACATCTGGGGGAACACACCTCTTCACCTAGCGGCAGCCAATGGCCATCTGAACTGCCTCTCCTTCCTGGTGTCATTTGGGGCCAACATCTGGTGTCTGGACAATGACTACCATACGCCACTGGACATGGCTGCCATGAAGGGACACATGGAGTGCGTGCGGTACCTAGACTCCATTGCCGCCAAGCAGAGCAGTCTCAACCCCAAGCTGGTGAGCAAGCTGAAGGACAAGGCTTTCAGAGATGCAGAGAGGAGGATCAAGGACTGCGTGAAGATGCAGAAAAAGCACCACGAGCGGATGGAGAAGAGGTACAAGAAGGAGATGTCTGACAACTCCGACACCATGAGCTTCTCCAGCTACTCTAGCAGCACTCTGAGCAGGAAGTTCCAGCACATGTCCATGGTGACGTCCCTGCCATATTCCCAAGCCACCCTCCACGGCACAGCCAAGGGCAAGACCAAAATGCAGAAGAAGCTGGAGAAGAAGAAGCAGGTGGATGGAACGTTTAAGATCTACGAGGATGGGAGGAAAAGTGTGAGGTCCTTGTCGGGCTTGCAGCTGGGGAACGATGTCATGTTTGTGAAGCAGGGCACCTATGCCAGCCCGAAGGAGTGGACCCGGTGCAACATCAGGGACATGTTTCTAACGGACGAAGATACCGTCTCCCGTGCCATAAGCGACCCAGGTTTGCACATAGACTCAGCCCACTCGGAGGTCAGCACGGATTCTGGCCATGACTCATTGTTTAACCGGCCTGGGCTCGGCACCATGGTGTTCCGGAGGAACTACGTCAGCAGCGGGCTCTTTGGGATCGGCCAGGAGGATGCCAGCGTGCTGGGCGAGGGCAACCTGGATGGGGTAGGTGTCAAACTGCGGAGCCGCCTGCAGCGCTCGCCAAGTCTCAACGACAGCATCGGCAGTGCCAACAGCCTGCAGGAGAGGAACGCAGAggagctgccctgggaggaggtggagctggGCCTGGATGATGACAATGAACCCGAGACCAGTCCCCTGGAGGCCTTCCTGGCTTCCCTGCACATGTCTGAGTTCATCTCCATCCTGAAGAAAGAGAAGATCGACCTGGAGGCCCTCATGCTGTGTTCAGACAATGACCTGAAGAGCATCAACATCCCACTGGGGCCTAGGAAAAAGATATTGGACGCCATCCAGAGGAGGAAGCAGACCTTGGAGAGGCCTGATGTTATTGCAGACACCGAGCTGTAA
- the USH1G gene encoding Usher syndrome type-1G protein isoform X1, with translation MNDQYHRAARDGYLDLLKEATRKDLNSPDEDGMTPTLWAAYHGNLEALRLIVSRGGDPDKCDIWGNTPLHLAAANGHLNCLSFLVSFGANIWCLDNDYHTPLDMAAMKGHMECVRYLDSIAAKQSSLNPKLVSKLKDKAFRDAERRIKDCVKMQKKHHERMEKRYKKEMSDNSDTMSFSSYSSSTLSRKFQHMSMVTSLPYSQATLHGTAKGKTKMQKKLEKKKQVDGTFKIYEDGRKSVRSLSGLQLGNDVMFVKQGTYASPKEWTRCNIRDMFLTDEDTVSRAISDPGLHIDSAHSEVSTDSGHDSLFNRPGLGTMVFRRNYVSSGLFGIGQEDASVLGEGNLDGVGVKLRSRLQRSPSLNDSIGSANSLQERNAEELPWEEVELGLDDDNEPETSPLEAFLASLHMSEFISILKKEKIDLEALMLCSDNDLKSINIPLGPRKKILDAIQRRKQTLERPDVIADTEL, from the exons ATGAACGACCAGTACCACCGAGCAGCCCGAGATGGCTACCTGGACCTGCTAAAGGAAGCCACCAGGAAGGACCTAAACTCGCCCGACGAGGATGGCATGACCCCGACCCTCTGGGCTGCTTATCACGGCAACTTGGAAGCGCTGAGGCTGATAGTTAGCAGAGG GGGTGATCCAGACAAATGTGACATCTGGGGGAACACACCTCTTCACCTAGCGGCAGCCAATGGCCATCTGAACTGCCTCTCCTTCCTGGTGTCATTTGGGGCCAACATCTGGTGTCTGGACAATGACTACCATACGCCACTGGACATGGCTGCCATGAAGGGACACATGGAGTGCGTGCGGTACCTAGACTCCATTGCCGCCAAGCAGAGCAGTCTCAACCCCAAGCTGGTGAGCAAGCTGAAGGACAAGGCTTTCAGAGATGCAGAGAGGAGGATCAAGGACTGCGTGAAGATGCAGAAAAAGCACCACGAGCGGATGGAGAAGAGGTACAAGAAGGAGATGTCTGACAACTCCGACACCATGAGCTTCTCCAGCTACTCTAGCAGCACTCTGAGCAGGAAGTTCCAGCACATGTCCATGGTGACGTCCCTGCCATATTCCCAAGCCACCCTCCACGGCACAGCCAAGGGCAAGACCAAAATGCAGAAGAAGCTGGAGAAGAAGAAGCAGGTGGATGGAACGTTTAAGATCTACGAGGATGGGAGGAAAAGTGTGAGGTCCTTGTCGGGCTTGCAGCTGGGGAACGATGTCATGTTTGTGAAGCAGGGCACCTATGCCAGCCCGAAGGAGTGGACCCGGTGCAACATCAGGGACATGTTTCTAACGGACGAAGATACCGTCTCCCGTGCCATAAGCGACCCAGGTTTGCACATAGACTCAGCCCACTCGGAGGTCAGCACGGATTCTGGCCATGACTCATTGTTTAACCGGCCTGGGCTCGGCACCATGGTGTTCCGGAGGAACTACGTCAGCAGCGGGCTCTTTGGGATCGGCCAGGAGGATGCCAGCGTGCTGGGCGAGGGCAACCTGGATGGGGTAGGTGTCAAACTGCGGAGCCGCCTGCAGCGCTCGCCAAGTCTCAACGACAGCATCGGCAGTGCCAACAGCCTGCAGGAGAGGAACGCAGAggagctgccctgggaggaggtggagctggGCCTGGATGATGACAATGAACCCGAGACCAGTCCCCTGGAGGCCTTCCTGGCTTCCCTGCACATGTCTGAGTTCATCTCCATCCTGAAGAAAGAGAAGATCGACCTGGAGGCCCTCATGCTGTGTTCAGACAATGACCTGAAGAGCATCAACATCCCACTGGGGCCTAGGAAAAAGATATTGGACGCCATCCAGAGGAGGAAGCAGACCTTGGAGAGGCCTGATGTTATTGCAGACACCGAGCT